Proteins encoded within one genomic window of Arachis ipaensis cultivar K30076 chromosome B08, Araip1.1, whole genome shotgun sequence:
- the LOC107610921 gene encoding probable leucine-rich repeat receptor-like protein kinase At2g33170 codes for MEWALNRKKRWMVLVGSILVLVQVFVNTSGCFREEKRSLLELKTAYSNHSLLPSWVDDVVDPNSNCCDWECVECDPSSGYVFNLSLSNIRDRDAYGRCFSTPFNWSLLLTFPQLTILDLSHNCFQNFVCQGGLCQMKQIEELYLNDNNFEGTLDPLMGNMTSLRTLDLSHNLLSGSIPASMAMMPSLRILNLGHNNFSGSIPINMFEGRDTSAPIGLHILDLSHNKFSGHLPFSFTISPSLVFINLKGNDLTGKIPNYYPRGDNIVAIDFSDNNFKGHIPESIYSLKSLTFLLLAGNQLQEQLSSGICELRNLQILDLSRNKFTGSIPSCFNNIAFQDVNFVFSRGQRATVSPGGAKRYRTQIFGFKYRMGEVQVKTKGSSRSYEGDTLKIMSALDLSSNQLTGEIPRELGDLSGLHTLNLSHNRLNGLIPESFHNLQNIESLDLSNNTLSGQIPLNLQDLYFLEIFNVSYNNLSGTAPEENQFANFDDSNYEGNPFLHWTNSNRRIPPPPAPLDKRKKDDSAVDFTSFYWTFSASYVTVLLALVLSKNLGRIYDLKLAVEAGLIDDVEKKK; via the exons ATGGAGTGGGCTTTGAATAGGAAGAAGCGATGGATGGTATTGGTGGGAAGTATTTTGGTGTTGGTTCAAGTGTTTGTGAACACAAGCGGTTGTTTCAGAGAAGAGAAGAGATCGCTTCTTGAATTGAAGACTGCTTATTCGAATCATTCTTTGCTGCCATCTTGGGTTGATGACGTTGTTGATCCAAATAGCAATTGCTGTGATTGGGAATGCGTTGAGTGTGATCCCTCCTCTGGCTATGTCTTCAATCTCTCTCTCTCCAATATCAGAGACCGTGATGCCTATGGACGTTGTTTTTCCACACCCTTCAACTGGTCCTTGCTCCTCACCTTCCCTCAATTGACAATCCTTGATCTCTCCCATAACTGCTTCCAAAACTTCGTTTGTCAAGGAG GTTTATGTCAAATGAAGCAAATTGAAGAGCTATATTTAAATGATAACAATTTCGAAGGAACTTTGGATCCACTCATGGGAAATATGACATCACTTCGGACTCTTGATCTTTCACATAACTTGTTAAGTGGGAGTATTCCTGCTTCAATGGCAATGATGCCAAGTTTAAGAATATTAAATCTGGGCCACAATAATTTTTCAGGGAGCATACCCATCAACATGTTTGAAGGACGAGACACCTCAGCTCCAATAGGTTTACATATCCTggacttgtctcataacaaattctCGGGTCATCTGCCATTTTCCTTCACGATATCACCATCTTTGGTTTTCATTAATTTGAAAGGAAATGATCTTACTGGCAAGATACCTAATTATTACCCTCGTGGCGACAATATAGTTGCTATTGATTTCAGTGACAACAATTTCAAGGGACATATTCCGGAGAGCATCTATAGTCTTAAGTCTTTGACATTTCTTCTATTGGCAGGAAACCAATTGCAAGAACAACTCTCCAGTGGTATATGTGAGTTAAGAAATCTACAGATCTTGGATCTGTCCCGTAATAAATTCACTGGCTCTATACCTTCTTGCTTCAATAATATAGCATTTCAGGATGTAAATTTTGTTTTCTCTCGTGGACAAAGAGCTACCGTGTCTCCTGGAGGAGCTAAAAGATATCGTACACAAATATTTGGTTTTAAGTATAGAATGGGAGAAGTACAAGTCAAAACAAAAGGTTCATCTCGTTCATACGAAGGTGATACACTTAAAATCATGTCTGCATTGGATTTGTCATCTAATCAATTGACGGGAGAAATTCCTCGCGAATTAGGAGATCTCAGCGGCCTTCATACACTCAATTTATCTCACAATCGTCTGAATGGATTGATTCCAGAGAGCTTTCACAATCTACAAAACATAGAGAGCTTGGATCTTTCAAACAACACTTTGAGTGGGCAAATTCCTCTTAATCTTCAGGACTTGTACTTTTTGGAGATCTTTAATGTGTCCTATAACAATCTATCAGGTACAGCACCTGAGGAAAACCAATTTGCCAACTTTGATGATAGCAACTACGAAGGGAATCCATTTCTCCATTGGACCAACAGTAACAGGCGGATTCCACCACCTCCAGCCCCGTTGGATAAGAGAAAGAAAGATGATTCTGCCGTTGACTTCACTTCTTTTTATTGGACTTTCTCTGCATCTTATGTCACAGTGCTCTTAGCGTTG GTGTTATCCAAAAATTTGGGAAGAATTTATGACTTGAAGCTAGCTGTAGAAGCTGGGTTGATAGAtgatgttgaaaaaaaaaaataa